From a single Populus trichocarpa isolate Nisqually-1 chromosome 17, P.trichocarpa_v4.1, whole genome shotgun sequence genomic region:
- the LOC18107310 gene encoding uncharacterized protein LOC18107310, producing the protein MSEIAARSFVPCQHQVLVGHFSSRKWKEKLNRHERQCHALPEPKSKQPLIKNQMAMNSATYSSRMTTDIPLYESPGASFDGYLEDKPRVFSAIFPDKRRSQQLNEEEWRIQMLPINFLFLTVWPVVEMRLRCKSGGRDYPPGVPEEITKVLELDVIRWKLQGLDNIFQPSQFSLGVKGALYPDRQGVRTRLKGQLEMNISFVLPPVLAMVPENVRQPVAESVLRGLVENMKLRVNSSLLADYSKFKQETPKNRV; encoded by the exons ATGAGCGAAATTGCAGCAAGGTCCTTTGTCCCATGCCAGCACCAGGTGCTTGTTGGACATTTTAGCTCAAGGAAATGGAAAGAGAAGCTGAATAGGCATGAGCGGCAATGCCATGCACTGCCTGAACCAAAATCAAAGCAGCCTTTGATCAAGAATCAGATGGCAATGAATTCTGCCACCTACTCTTCAAGAATGACTACTGATATCCCTCTCTATGAGTCTCCAGGG GCTTCCTTTGATGGATATTTGGAGGATAAGCCTAGAGTTTTCAGCGCCATATTTCCTGACAAAAGGAGGAGCCAACAACTTAATGAG GAAGAATGGAGAATTCAGATGTTGCCCATAAATTTCTTGTTCCTCACTGTCTGGCCAGTAGTTGAGATGAGATTGAGATGTAAATCAGGAGGGAGAGATTACCCACCGGGAGTTCCTGAAGAGATCACGAAGGTTCTCGAGCTTGATGTT ATCAGGTGGAAGCTTCAAGGacttgataatatttttcaacCATCTCAATTTTCTCTTGGTGTAAAAGGAGCATTATACCCTGATAGACAGGGAGTACGAACCAGGCTCAAAGGTCAACTAGAGATGAATATAAGCTTCGTTCTTCCTCCTGTGCTTGCTATGGTTCCTGAAAATGTTCGCCAGCCTGTTGCAGAGTCG GTATTAAGGGGACTGGTGGAGAACATGAAGCTTAGAGTTAATAGTAGCTTGCTCGCCGATTATAGCAAATTCAAGCAGGAGACACCTAAGAATCGGGTTTGA